In a genomic window of Phragmites australis chromosome 14, lpPhrAust1.1, whole genome shotgun sequence:
- the LOC133889927 gene encoding uncharacterized protein LOC133889927, with translation MEKERKQGFFAALKEEVVRGLSPARSRGKSPARSASPARMLIPRRRKTPPPPPPEKVLQQYLGEQLIARSGSLRPGGEALAPLIEGPDAERLAAGDPDGEDSGRREGFGNWVRCHLTRTPSIASSSAGPGGSSGSFRRSDLRLLLGVMGAPLAPIPSKVAEPLPLLSIKGTPIESSSAQYILHQYTAASGGYKLLQLVRNAYAMGTVRMVASEFETATRVVKNRGPSGRGAAAVEQGGFVLWQMPPDMWYVELAVGGSKVHAGSNGRLVWRHTPWLGAHAAKGPVRPLRRVLQGLDPLTTAGLFAEARCVGEKKVNGEDCFILKLTADPQTLKLRSEGPAEIIRHVLFGYFSQRTGLIVHIEDSHLTRIQPHVGGDAVYWETTISSALEDYRPVEGIMIAHAGRSAVTLFRFGEAAMSHTKTRMEEAWSIEEVAFNVPGLSVDCFIPPADIRSGSVGEACELPAHGERAKTGAVHPARVSTVERAPARNANANAGVRGRGEKLVWRVEV, from the exons atggagaaggagaggaagcaGGGGTTCTTCGCCGcgctcaaggaggaggtggtgcgggGGCTGTCGCCAGCGAGGTCACGGGGGAAGTCCCCGGCGAGGAGTGCGTCGCCGGCCAGGATGTTGATCCCGCGCCGGCGCAAGaccccgccgccaccgccgccggagAAGGTGCTGCAGCAGTACTTGGGGGAGCAGCTCATCGCGCGCTCCGGCAGCCTGCGCCCTGGCGGGGAGGCCCTCGCGCCGCTCATTGAGGGGCCCGACGCTGAgcgcctcgccgccggcgaccccGACGGCGAGGACTCCGGCCGGCGGGAGGGGTTCGGAAACTGGGTCCGCTGCCACCTGACGCGCACGCCGTCCatagcctcctcctccgccggccCCGGCGGATCGAGCGGCTCGTTCCGGCGGTCcgacctccgcctcctcctcggcgtcaTGGGCGCGCCGCTCGCGCCCATCCCGTCCAAGGTGGCCGAGCCGCTGCCTCTCCTCTCCATCAAGGGGACCCCCATT GAATCGTCGTCCGCGCAGTACATCCTGCACCAGTACacggcggcgtcgggcggctACAAGCTGCTGCAGTTGGTGAGGAACGCGTACGCGATGGGCACGGTGCGGATGGTGGCGTCCGAGTTCGAGACGGCGACGCGCGTCGTCAAGAACCGCGGTCCCAGCGGCCGCGGCGCCGCAGCCGTCGAGCAGGGCGGCTTCGTGCTCTGGCAGATGCCCCCCGACATGTGGTACGTCGAGCTTGCCGTCGGCGGCAGCAAGGTCCACGCCGGCTCCAACGGCCGCCTCGTCTGGCGCCACACCCCCTGGCTCGGCGCCCACGCCGCCAAGGGCCCCGTCCGCCCCCTCCGCCGCGTTCTCCAG GGCCTTGATCCGCTCACCACGGCGGGGCTGTTCGCGGAGGCGCGGTGCGTCGGCGAGAAGAAAGTGAACGGCGAGGACTGCTTCATCCTGAAGCTGACGGCCGACCCGCAGACTTTGAAGCTGCGCAGCGAGGGGCCGGCGGAGATCATCCGGCACGTTCTGTTCGGCTACTTCAGCCAGCGCACCGGTCTGATCGTGCACATCGAGGACTCGCACCTCACCCGCATCCAGCCGCACGTCGGTGGTGACGCTGTCTACTGGGAGACCACCATCAGCTCCGCCCTGGAGGACTACCGCCCGGTGGAGGGCATCATGATCGCGCACGCGGGTCGCTCCGCCGTGACGCTGTTCCGGTTCGGCGAGGCCGCCATGAGCCACACCAAGACGCGGATGGAGGAGGCCTGGAGCATCGAGGAGGTGGCATTCAACGTCCCGGGCCTGTCCGTGGATTGCTTCATCCCGCCCGCTGACATCCGGTCCGGCTCCGTGGGCGAGGCCTGCGAGCTGCCGGCGCACGGCGAGCGCGCCAAGACTGGCGCCGTGCACCCCGCGCGCGTCTCCACCGTGGAGCGCGCGCCCGCCCGCAATGCCAATGCCAATGCCGGCGTCAGAGGCCGAGGCGAGAAGTTAGTGTGGAGAGTGGAAGTGTGA
- the LOC133891222 gene encoding uncharacterized protein LOC133891222 has translation MSYFSESVCNQASTVCMPVKFAALCSKLNEEQKGVVKVIGFESLLSIPAMPIQHILLEDLAEKYNEVDRSFRIHDHVVPISTWDVYCILGLVDVGDKIEISTKKADPRWFNLYKGRDDTAITFKHLEERIGSGTADDHFARMFVMYTIGTVLAPSSKEYVSSRYVDLVPDISKIKGYNWAQFTLEYLIDHLALFKKNKRTGLVGNLAFLQVWFFEHFQAAGDCFDYARHEHPLIKNWGGNKVVKRAHLEGIKKFGAEKVVIRLQLNDSEARTDSDHLEEEIGEGSSDGMNSDYFENVDFTDNGEKEEKKLDGSNDDEKGDGCLREVPI, from the exons ATGTCTTATttttctgaatctgtttgtaaCCAGGCCTCAACCGTGTGTATGCCTGTGAAATTTGCTGCACTATGCAGCAAGTTGAATGAGGAACAGAAGGGTGTTGTCAAAGTAATAGGATTTGAAAGCTTGCTTAGTATACCTGCGATGCCTATTCAACATATTCTTCTTGAGGACCTTGCTGAAAAGTACAATGAAGTAGATAGGAGCTTTAGAATACACGACCATGTGGTTCCTATTTCTACGTGGGATGTGTATTGCATCTTAGGTCTAGTTGACGTAGGAGATAAGATTGAAATTAGTACAAAGAAAGCCGATCCTAGATGGTTTAATTTGTATAAAGGGAGAGATGATACAGCAATCACTTTCAAACACTTGGAAGAACGAATAGGGAGCGGCACAGCTGATGACCACTTTGCTAGAATGTTTGTGATGTATACGATAGGAACAGTTTTGGCACCTAGTTCAAAGGAATATGTGAGCAGTAGGTATGTAGATCTTGTACCAgatatttcaaaaatcaaaggcTACAATTGGGCGCAGTTCACATTAGAGTATTTGATTGATCACTTGGCACTTTTCAAGAAGAACAAAAGAACAGGTCTTGTTGGAAATTTGGCGTTTCTGCAG GTTTGGTTCTTTGAACATTTTCAAGCGGCTGGCGATTGCTTTGATTATGCACGCCATGAGCATCCTCTGATTAAAAATTGGGGTGGAAACAAGGTTGTGAAGCGGGCACATCTTGAAGGGATAAAGAAATTTGGTGCTGAAAAG GTAGTTATTAGGTTGCAACTCAATGATTCTGAAGCGCGTACTGATTCTGATCATTTGGAGGAGGAGATTGGTGAGGGATCTTCTGACGGAATGAATAGTGACTATTTCGAAAATGTGGATTTCACTGACAAT GgtgaaaaggaggaaaaaaaattggatgGCTCGAATGATGATGAGAAAGGTGACGGATGCCTAAGAGAGGTGCCAATTTGA